The Alosa sapidissima isolate fAloSap1 chromosome 8, fAloSap1.pri, whole genome shotgun sequence genome contains a region encoding:
- the LOC121715837 gene encoding uncharacterized protein LOC121715837, with protein sequence MKDIGNPGKEPPEDNSSRRREDWPRESEPRLHFPLETQRDIFPVADSRVTLTPHEPTRFPTLHGTVSLTSTAATLHPRLQVTKSTAPHGRLPLARNGVTQRELRAAVGPMGRAPGGDPRSIAAAGQSAHMMQAGPSGSGLDLTGCAGPRLLRPLPPADTRPREPSRPTQPRASRRRNITMQGEAVHAEEPPRVVRLEPVPPPQSPAAPSDIGRRPGRRQARHNRDSPAYTYVSADTNECVCFAAGDSISTNWSEYQERTRPQTAPRLPPFERSPLAPRPRLLPRRPQMEPRRLSSTVDQSTTLPPLSQNASMVCNISDQQQMRELQQATSVPHSTACDHEPPRMILSALRETQQQQQKQQQASVSLHGRGSNVAASSRTQRDPGYEQDVHRVIAEHAVPLETLQSDARERRRTCRPPHRRRRRLTLALPMARTFRLRTRKPMSTHRVVLG encoded by the coding sequence ATGAAAGACATAGGAAACCCAGGAAAGGAGCCACCTGAAGACAATTCCTCCAGGCGCCGTGAGGATTGGCCTCGTGAGTCGGAGCCAAGGTTACATTTCCCGCTTGAAACCCAACGGGATATCTTCCCTGTGGCAGATAGTCGTGTGACGCTCACGCCACACGAGCCCACCCGCTTCCCGACACTTCACGGAACAGTCTCGCTGACCTCCACCGCAGCCACGCTCCACCCAAGGCTTCAGGTGACAAAGTCCACCGCGCCTCATGGAAGGTTGCCTCTGGCCAGGAACGGGGTGACTCAGAGGGAACTGCGAGCAGCAGTTGGGCCGATGGGCCGGGCACCTGGAGGAGACCCTAGGAGCATCGCGGCAGCTGGTCAGTCCGCACACATGATGCAGGCCGGCCCCTCTGGGAGCGGATTGGACCTGACGGGCTGTGCAGGCCCGAGGCTACTCAGACCACTGCCTCCTGCAGACACGAGGCCCAGGGAGCCCAGCAGACCCACGCAGCCAAGAGCAAGCAGGCGCCGCAACATAACAATGCAGGGTGAGGCGGTCCATGCAGAAGAGCCGCCCCGAGTTGTTCGCCTGGAACCAGTTCCACCACCACAGTCCCCGGCAGCACCTAGCGACATCGGGAGGCGCCCAGGAAGACGCCAAGCAAGGCACAATCGTGACTCTCCGGCTTATACGTATGTGTCAGCAGACACAAATGAATGCGTTTGCTTCGCTGCTGGTGACAGCATTAGCACCAATTGGAGTGAGTACCAGGAAAGGACCAGGCCACAGACGGCACCACGACTTCCTCCATTCGAGCGATCTCCACTGGCCCCGAGGCCACGTCTTCTACCCAGGAGGCCACAAATGGAGCCCAGACGCCTCAGTAGCACTGTTGACCAATCCACCACACTCCCTCCACTGAGCCAGAATGCATCTATGGTCTGTAACATCAGTGATCAACAGCAGATGAGGGAGCTCCAGCAGGCAACCAGCGTGCCTCACAGCACAGCCTGCGATCACGAGCCGCCACGCATGATCCTGTCCGCCTTGAGAgagacgcagcagcagcagcagaagcagcagcaagcaTCCGTCAGCCTCCACGGCCGCGGGAGTAACGTAGCCGCTTCCTCTAGGACCCAAAGGGACCCTGGGTATGAGCAGGACGTGCACCGTGTCATCGCCGAGCACGCAGTTCCACTGGAGACTTTGCAAAGCGACGCCAGAGAACGCAGACGCACGTGCAGACCGCCGCACAGGCGCCGGAGACGCCTCACGCTCGCCTTGCCGATGGCCCGCACCTTCCGTCTCAGAACCCGCAAGCCCATGTCCACTCACAGAGTGGTCCTTGGATGA
- the LOC121715839 gene encoding uncharacterized protein LOC121715839 translates to MKDIGNPGKEPPEDHSSRRREDWLRESEPRLHFPLVTQRDIFPVADSRVTLTPHEPTRFPTLHGTVSLTSTAATLHPRLQVTKSTAPHGRLPLARNGVTQRELRAAVGPMGRAPGGDPRSITAAGQSAHMMQAGPSGSGLDLTGCAGPRLLRPLPPADTRPREPSRPTQPRASRRRNITMQGEAVHAEEPSRVVRLEPVPPQSPAAPSDIGRRPGRRRARHNRDSPAYTYVSADTNECVCFAAGDSISTNWSEYQERTRPRTAPRLPPFERSPLAPRPRLLPRRPQMEPRRLSSTVDQSTTLPPLSQNASMVCNISDQQQMRELQQATSVPHSTACDHEPPRMILSALRETQQQQQKQQQASVSLHGRGSNVAASSRTQRDPGYEQDVHRVIAEHAVPLETLQSDARERRRTCRPPHRRRRRLTLALPMARTFRLRTRKPMSTHRVVLG, encoded by the coding sequence ATGAAAGACATAGGAAACCCAGGAAAGGAGCCACCTGAAGACCATTCCTCCAGGCGCCGTGAGGATTGGCTTCGTGAGTCGGAGCCAAGGTTACATTTCCCGCTTGTAACCCAACGGGATATCTTCCCTGTGGCAGATAGTCGTGTGACGCTCACGCCACACGAGCCCACCCGCTTCCCGACACTTCACGGAACAGTCTCGCTGACCTCCACCGCAGCCACGCTCCACCCAAGGCTTCAGGTGACAAAGTCCACCGCGCCTCATGGAAGGTTGCCTCTGGCCAGGAACGGGGTGACTCAGAGGGAACTGCGAGCAGCAGTTGGGCCGATGGGCCGGGCACCTGGAGGAGACCCTAGGAGCATCACGGCAGCTGGTCAGTCCGCACACATGATGCAGGCCGGCCCCTCTGGGAGCGGATTGGACCTGACGGGCTGTGCAGGCCCGAGGCTACTCAGACCACTGCCTCCTGCAGACACGAGGCCCAGGGAGCCCAGCAGACCCACGCAGCCAAGAGCAAGCAGGCGCCGCAACATAACAATGCAGGGTGAGGCGGTCCATGCAGAAGAGCCGTCCCGAGTTGTTCGCCTGGAACCAGTTCCACCACAGTCCCCGGCAGCACCTAGCGACATCGGGAGGCGCCCAGGAAGACGCCGAGCAAGGCACAATCGTGACTCTCCGGCTTATACGTATGTGTCAGCAGACACAAATGAATGCGTTTGCTTCGCTGCTGGTGACAGCATTAGCACCAATTGGAGTGAGTACCAGGAAAGGACCAGGCCACGGACGGCACCACGACTTCCTCCATTCGAGCGATCTCCACTGGCCCCGAGGCCACGTCTTCTACCCAGGAGGCCACAAATGGAGCCCAGACGCCTCAGTAGCACTGTTGACCAATCCACCACACTCCCTCCACTGAGCCAGAATGCATCTATGGTCTGTAACATCAGTGATCAACAGCAGATGAGGGAGCTCCAGCAGGCAACCAGCGTGCCTCACAGCACAGCCTGCGATCACGAGCCGCCACGCATGATCCTGTCCGCCTTGAGAgagacgcagcagcagcagcagaagcagcagcaagcaTCCGTCAGCCTCCACGGCCGCGGGAGTAACGTAGCCGCTTCCTCTAGGACCCAAAGGGACCCTGGGTATGAGCAGGACGTGCACCGTGTCATCGCCGAGCACGCAGTTCCACTGGAGACTTTGCAAAGCGACGCCAGAGAACGCAGACGCACGTGCAGACCGCCGCACAGGCGCCGGAGACGCCTCACGCTCGCCTTGCCGATGGCCCGCACCTTCCGTCTCAGAACCCGCAAGCCCATGTCCACTCACAGAGTGGTCCTTGGATGA
- the LOC121715838 gene encoding uncharacterized protein LOC121715838 yields the protein MKDIGNPGKEPPEDNSSRRREDWPRESEPRLHFPLVTQRDIFPVADSRVTLTPHEPTRFPTLHGTVSLTSTAATLHPRLQVTKSTAPHGRLPLARNGVTQRELRAAVGPMGRAPGGDPRSIAAAGQSAHMMQAGPSGSGLDLTGCAGPRLLRPLPPADTRPREPSRPTQPRASRRRNITMQGEAVHAEEPSRVVRLEPVPPPQSPAAPSDIGRRPGRRQARHNRDSPAYTYVSADTNECVCFAAGDSISTNWSEYQERTRPQTAPRLPPFERSPLAPRPRLLPRRPQMEPRRLSSTVDQSTTLPPLSQNASMVCNISDQQQMRELQQATSVPHSTACDHEPPRMILSALRETQQQQQKQQQASVSLHGRGSNVAASSRTQRDPGYEQDVHRVIPEHAVPLETLQSDARERRRTCRPPHRRRRRLTLALPMARTFRLRTRKPMSTHRVVLG from the coding sequence ATGAAAGACATAGGAAACCCAGGAAAGGAGCCACCTGAAGACAATTCCTCCAGGCGCCGTGAGGATTGGCCTCGTGAGTCGGAGCCAAGGTTACATTTCCCGCTTGTAACCCAACGGGATATCTTCCCTGTGGCAGATAGTCGTGTGACGCTCACGCCACACGAGCCCACCCGCTTCCCGACACTTCACGGAACAGTCTCGCTGACCTCCACCGCAGCCACGCTCCACCCAAGGCTTCAGGTGACAAAGTCCACCGCGCCTCATGGAAGGTTGCCTCTGGCCAGGAACGGGGTGACTCAGAGGGAACTGCGAGCAGCAGTTGGGCCGATGGGCCGGGCACCTGGAGGAGACCCTAGGAGCATCGCGGCAGCTGGTCAGTCCGCACACATGATGCAGGCCGGCCCCTCTGGGAGCGGATTGGACCTGACGGGCTGTGCAGGCCCGAGGCTACTCAGACCACTGCCTCCTGCAGACACGAGGCCCAGGGAGCCCAGCAGACCCACGCAGCCAAGAGCAAGCAGGCGCCGCAACATAACAATGCAGGGTGAGGCGGTCCATGCAGAAGAGCCGTCCCGAGTTGTTCGCCTGGAACCAGTTCCACCACCACAGTCCCCGGCAGCACCTAGCGACATCGGGAGGCGCCCAGGAAGACGCCAAGCAAGGCACAATCGTGACTCTCCGGCTTATACGTATGTGTCAGCAGACACAAATGAATGCGTTTGCTTCGCTGCTGGTGACAGCATTAGCACCAATTGGAGTGAGTACCAGGAAAGGACCAGGCCACAGACGGCACCACGACTTCCTCCATTCGAGCGATCTCCACTGGCCCCGAGGCCACGTCTTCTACCCAGGAGGCCACAAATGGAGCCCAGACGCCTCAGTAGCACTGTTGACCAATCCACCACACTCCCTCCACTGAGCCAGAATGCATCTATGGTCTGTAACATCAGTGATCAACAGCAGATGAGGGAGCTCCAGCAGGCAACCAGCGTGCCTCACAGCACAGCCTGCGATCACGAGCCGCCACGCATGATCCTGTCCGCCTTGAGAgagacgcagcagcagcagcagaagcagcagcaagcaTCCGTCAGCCTCCACGGCCGCGGGAGTAACGTAGCCGCTTCCTCTAGGACCCAAAGGGACCCTGGGTATGAGCAGGACGTGCACCGTGTCATCCCCGAGCACGCAGTTCCACTGGAGACTTTGCAAAGCGACGCCAGAGAACGCAGACGCACGTGCAGACCGCCGCACAGGCGCCGGAGACGCCTCACGCTCGCCTTGCCGATGGCCCGCACCTTCCGTCTCAGAACCCGCAAGCCCATGTCCACTCACAGAGTGGTCCTTGGATGA